One segment of Nostoc piscinale CENA21 DNA contains the following:
- the bchM gene encoding magnesium protoporphyrin IX methyltransferase translates to MNAADDKTIVREYFNSTGFDRWKRIYGDGEVNKVQLDIRYGHQQTVDKVIGWLKNDGNLSELSICDAGCGVGSLSIPLATEGAKVFASDISEKMVEEGKQRAIQALGNASNPTFAVQDLESLTGNYHTVICLDVLIHYPQDKADEMISHLCSLAESRIIISFAPKTCALSLLKKIGSFFPGASKTTRAYLHREADVVKIIEKNGFTVQRQEMTKTRFYFSRLLEATRK, encoded by the coding sequence ATGAACGCAGCCGACGATAAAACGATTGTTCGTGAGTATTTCAATTCCACAGGGTTTGACCGATGGAAGCGGATTTATGGTGATGGTGAAGTCAACAAAGTCCAGCTAGACATCCGCTATGGTCATCAACAAACCGTGGATAAAGTTATCGGCTGGCTGAAAAATGATGGCAATTTATCTGAGCTATCAATCTGTGATGCTGGCTGCGGTGTAGGTAGCCTGAGCATTCCCTTGGCAACTGAAGGGGCTAAGGTTTTTGCCAGCGATATTTCTGAAAAAATGGTGGAAGAAGGCAAACAAAGAGCTATACAAGCTTTAGGAAACGCCTCCAACCCAACTTTTGCTGTCCAAGATTTAGAATCTTTGACAGGCAATTACCACACCGTAATTTGCTTGGATGTGCTTATCCACTACCCCCAAGACAAAGCTGATGAAATGATTTCTCACCTTTGTTCTTTAGCAGAATCACGGATAATCATCAGTTTTGCCCCTAAAACTTGCGCTCTCAGTTTACTCAAAAAAATTGGTAGTTTCTTTCCCGGTGCAAGCAAAACAACTCGCGCTTATCTGCACCGTGAAGCTGATGTAGTCAAGATTATCGAAAAGAATGGCTTTACAGTCCAGCGCCAAGAAATGACTAAAACTCGCTTCTATTTCTCTCGCTTACTGGAAGCGACACGCAAGTAA
- a CDS encoding LptA/OstA family protein: MKPCNQSLTSQLRHFGLALVLPAALLGAFTFPSQTQTATAQSAGGNRPLTIRSDIQEYDAKSQIITARGNVQMLYPARQIQATAAQAQYFSKERRIDFSGNVYILQQGGNSIRAEKVTYLIDEGRFVALPQGNRQVESIYMVEDSELGGQNTTPAPKTPNLKPAN, translated from the coding sequence ATGAAGCCCTGCAATCAATCGCTAACATCACAACTACGTCACTTTGGTCTAGCCTTGGTACTCCCAGCCGCACTTTTAGGCGCATTTACCTTTCCTAGCCAAACACAAACAGCAACCGCGCAGTCTGCTGGCGGTAATCGGCCTTTAACTATTCGTTCTGATATCCAAGAATATGACGCTAAAAGCCAAATTATCACTGCCCGTGGTAATGTGCAGATGTTGTATCCAGCGCGGCAAATCCAGGCTACGGCGGCTCAAGCCCAATACTTTAGCAAAGAACGCCGTATAGATTTTAGTGGCAATGTCTATATTTTGCAGCAAGGCGGCAATAGTATTCGGGCAGAGAAGGTGACATATTTAATTGATGAAGGCAGGTTTGTCGCTTTACCCCAAGGCAATCGTCAGGTAGAGTCGATTTATATGGTGGAAGACTCAGAACTAGGTGGACAAAATACTACACCAGCCCCCAAAACCCCAAATCTCAAGCCTGCCAATTAA
- a CDS encoding LptF/LptG family permease — protein MDRYLLSELLPPFLFGVGAFSSIGVTIDAVFDLVRRIVESGLPVGIAIQVFLLKMPYFIVLAFPMSTLLATLMTYSRLSSESELIALRGCGVSVYRMVLPAVVLSLLVTGMTFVFNEQITPTANYQANQTLQNAIKSDKPVLKQQNIFYPEYRDIQEADGTKTKMLARLFYADQFDGKRMKGLTIIDRSTAGLNQVVVAESAQWNGSQSVWDFYNGTIYLVAPNGSYRNILRFEQQQLKLPRTPLSLVEKSRDYGEMNISESLEQLTVEKLGGDRQKIRKLQVRIQQKIALPFVCLVFGIVGAAMGSIPQRTGRGTSFGVCVIVIFTYYLLFFVSGAIGQAGVISPFLGGWLPNFIFLGIGLFLLMRVARR, from the coding sequence ATGGATCGTTATTTGCTCAGTGAATTGCTGCCACCGTTTTTGTTTGGTGTCGGGGCATTTTCATCGATTGGCGTGACAATTGATGCGGTATTTGACTTAGTAAGAAGAATTGTTGAATCTGGGCTACCTGTGGGCATTGCGATTCAAGTTTTCTTGTTAAAAATGCCATATTTTATTGTGTTAGCTTTTCCTATGTCCACGCTGTTGGCGACTTTGATGACTTATAGTCGTCTCTCTAGCGAAAGTGAACTCATCGCATTACGTGGGTGTGGGGTAAGTGTCTATCGGATGGTGCTACCTGCCGTGGTGTTAAGTTTGTTAGTTACAGGTATGACATTTGTCTTTAACGAACAAATTACACCAACAGCTAATTACCAAGCAAATCAAACTCTTCAAAATGCTATTAAATCTGATAAACCAGTTTTAAAACAACAAAATATTTTTTATCCCGAATACCGTGATATCCAAGAAGCCGACGGAACTAAAACTAAGATGCTGGCACGCTTATTTTATGCTGACCAGTTTGACGGTAAACGCATGAAAGGTTTAACAATTATTGACCGTTCTACAGCAGGACTGAATCAGGTAGTTGTGGCAGAATCAGCGCAATGGAATGGTTCGCAAAGTGTTTGGGATTTTTATAATGGCACTATTTATTTAGTTGCACCTAATGGTTCTTATCGCAACATTTTACGTTTTGAACAGCAGCAACTCAAACTCCCCCGCACACCACTAAGTCTGGTAGAAAAAAGCCGCGACTATGGTGAAATGAATATTTCTGAATCTTTAGAACAGTTAACAGTGGAAAAATTAGGAGGCGATCGCCAAAAAATTCGCAAGCTGCAAGTCAGAATTCAACAGAAAATTGCTTTACCCTTTGTCTGTTTAGTGTTTGGCATAGTCGGTGCAGCAATGGGAAGCATCCCGCAACGCACTGGGAGAGGTACAAGTTTTGGCGTGTGCGTAATTGTGATTTTTACTTACTATTTACTATTTTTTGTTAGTGGTGCGATCGGACAAGCTGGTGTGATTTCTCCTTTTTTGGGTGGTTGGTTGCCTAATTTTATTTTCTTAGGTATAGGTTTATTTTTATTGATGCGCGTAGCTAGGCGTTAG
- a CDS encoding aspartate aminotransferase family protein, which produces MSLQTLVEEASIPPASGSVSSIPFDSDSFNEAVMSTYGRFPLALEKGAGCRVWDTQGREYLDFVAGIATCTLGHAHPAMVEAVTRQIQKLHHVSNLYYIPEQGELAKWIIQHSCADRVFFCNSGAEANEAAIKLARKYAHTVLDIEKPIILTANASFHGRTLATITATGQPKYQKYFDPLVPGFHYVPYNDITAIETAISELDEGDYRVAAILLEPLQGEGGVRPGDVAYFQKLRQICDETGILLIFDEVQVGMGRSGHLWGYEHLGVEPDIFTSAKGLGGGIPIGAMMSKKFCAVFQPGEHASTFGGNPFVCGVALSVCQTLEKENILQNVCERGEQLRTGLKAIAAKYPQYISEVRGWGLINGMELAADISLTAGEVVNAAISEGLLLVPAGPKVVRFVPPLIVSQAEVDQALQAVDKVLAKITG; this is translated from the coding sequence GTGAGCTTACAAACTCTAGTTGAAGAAGCCAGCATCCCCCCAGCATCAGGTTCAGTGTCATCTATTCCTTTTGATTCGGATAGTTTTAACGAAGCCGTGATGTCAACTTATGGTCGGTTTCCTTTAGCCTTAGAAAAAGGTGCAGGATGCCGCGTTTGGGATACACAGGGGCGGGAATACCTAGATTTCGTGGCGGGGATTGCCACTTGCACCCTAGGACACGCCCACCCAGCAATGGTTGAAGCTGTGACACGCCAAATTCAAAAGCTGCATCATGTTTCTAATTTGTACTACATTCCCGAACAAGGGGAATTAGCCAAATGGATTATCCAACATTCCTGTGCCGATCGCGTATTTTTCTGTAACTCTGGAGCCGAGGCGAATGAAGCGGCGATTAAACTAGCACGTAAATATGCCCATACAGTTCTAGATATAGAAAAGCCAATTATTTTAACGGCGAATGCTAGTTTCCACGGGCGGACTTTAGCAACGATTACCGCCACCGGACAACCCAAGTATCAAAAATACTTTGATCCCTTGGTTCCAGGTTTCCATTACGTGCCTTATAACGATATTACTGCCATCGAAACAGCCATTAGTGAGTTAGATGAAGGTGATTATCGCGTTGCGGCGATTTTATTAGAACCATTACAAGGAGAAGGCGGCGTACGTCCTGGTGATGTGGCTTACTTCCAAAAACTGCGGCAGATTTGTGATGAAACCGGCATTTTATTGATTTTTGATGAAGTGCAAGTCGGTATGGGACGCAGTGGTCATTTATGGGGTTATGAACATCTCGGTGTGGAACCAGATATCTTTACCAGCGCCAAAGGTTTAGGCGGTGGTATTCCCATTGGCGCAATGATGAGTAAAAAATTCTGTGCTGTTTTTCAACCAGGAGAACACGCCAGCACTTTTGGTGGGAATCCCTTTGTTTGTGGTGTGGCGCTGAGTGTTTGCCAAACCTTGGAAAAAGAAAATATTTTGCAGAACGTCTGTGAGAGGGGAGAACAGTTACGTACTGGATTAAAAGCGATCGCGGCTAAATATCCTCAATATATTTCTGAAGTGCGGGGTTGGGGCTTAATCAATGGGATGGAGTTAGCTGCTGACATTTCTCTAACTGCTGGTGAAGTTGTCAATGCCGCCATTAGTGAAGGTTTATTACTTGTCCCCGCCGGGCCAAAAGTGGTGCGCTTTGTCCCACCATTAATTGTCAGCCAGGCGGAAGTTGACCAAGCTTTGCAAGCTGTGGATAAAGTACTAGCCAAAATTACTGGTTAA
- the argC gene encoding N-acetyl-gamma-glutamyl-phosphate reductase: MGNFRRVPVGIVGASGYGGVQLVRLLMEHPEVELVYLGGESSAGKSFGDLYPHLAHTVNLPIEAVEPEVIAHRCEVVFLSLPNGLACQITPQLLEKGCKVLDLSADYRFNDLATYTSWYGQERSDRTAAATAVYGLPELYRDRIAEAQLIGCPGCYPTASLLALSPLLKQGLIVPETAIIDAKSGTSGGGRQAKVNLLLAEADNSLAAYGVVRHRHTPEIEQICSELAGHEVTVQFTPHLIPMVRGILATVYATLRDPGLGRDDLITIYNAFYRNSPWVKICESGVYPQTKWACGSNLCYIGVEADPRTGRIIVMSAIDNLIKGQAGQAIQCLNLMMGWDETLGLPKLGFYP; encoded by the coding sequence ATGGGCAATTTTAGGCGCGTACCCGTTGGGATTGTTGGCGCGTCAGGCTATGGTGGAGTACAACTAGTTCGATTACTGATGGAACATCCAGAGGTAGAGCTAGTTTATTTAGGCGGTGAAAGCAGTGCGGGCAAATCTTTTGGGGATTTGTACCCACATTTGGCTCATACAGTGAATTTGCCAATCGAGGCGGTAGAGCCAGAGGTAATTGCTCATCGCTGTGAAGTTGTGTTTTTGTCTCTGCCAAATGGTCTGGCTTGCCAAATTACACCGCAATTATTAGAAAAAGGTTGTAAGGTACTGGATCTGAGTGCGGATTATCGGTTTAATGATTTGGCAACTTACACCAGTTGGTATGGACAAGAAAGAAGCGATCGCACTGCGGCGGCGACGGCAGTTTATGGTTTACCGGAACTGTACCGCGATCGCATTGCCGAAGCCCAATTAATTGGTTGTCCTGGCTGTTACCCCACTGCCAGCTTGTTGGCATTGTCACCACTGTTAAAGCAAGGCTTAATTGTGCCAGAAACCGCCATTATCGATGCCAAGTCTGGCACATCTGGCGGTGGACGACAAGCAAAAGTCAATTTATTACTAGCAGAAGCCGATAATTCCCTAGCTGCTTATGGTGTTGTGCGTCACCGTCATACCCCAGAAATTGAGCAGATTTGTAGCGAATTAGCCGGTCATGAAGTGACTGTACAATTTACACCCCATCTTATACCAATGGTGCGCGGCATTTTGGCGACTGTCTACGCTACACTGCGCGACCCCGGCTTGGGCAGAGATGATTTAATTACAATTTACAACGCTTTTTACCGTAATTCTCCTTGGGTAAAAATCTGCGAAAGTGGTGTTTATCCCCAAACTAAGTGGGCTTGCGGCAGCAACCTTTGTTACATCGGTGTAGAAGCTGACCCGCGTACAGGTCGGATAATTGTGATGTCAGCAATTGACAACCTAATTAAAGGCCAAGCGGGTCAAGCAATTCAGTGTTTGAACTTAATGATGGGTTGGGATGAAACCTTGGGGTTGCCCAAGTTGGGATTCTATCCTTGA
- a CDS encoding potassium channel family protein codes for MYSTLERKYQRIQKELMAGAIALGGVLLIGTLWYRFVEGWSWENAAYMTVITLATVGYGETQPLGSRGRLFTIALILLGVVNIGYIVNRFTEAIIEGYFQEGIRLRQQRRLMESLTEHYIICGFSRTGRQIAREFRAEGVPFVVIDSELESVQRAQGEGYIVYQGDATLDDTLFHVGIERAICIVAALPSDAENLYTVLSAKTLNPDIRAIARASTEEALQKLQRGGADAVISPYITGGKRMAAAALRPQVLDFVDGILSGADRQLYMEEFLLDSSLSPFVGQTLQKAKLRSQTGALVLAIRRVDGNLIGGPTGDTVLMPGDTLICMGTAEQLRSLNQVLIPIGSQILRKPKNQ; via the coding sequence ATGTATTCCACTCTTGAGAGAAAATATCAACGTATTCAAAAAGAGCTAATGGCAGGAGCGATCGCTCTTGGTGGTGTTCTCCTGATTGGCACTTTATGGTACAGATTTGTAGAGGGTTGGTCATGGGAAAATGCCGCTTACATGACAGTAATTACCTTAGCTACGGTGGGATATGGCGAAACACAGCCACTAGGCAGCCGAGGACGCTTGTTTACCATTGCCCTAATTTTGTTGGGCGTAGTTAATATTGGTTACATAGTTAATCGATTTACAGAAGCCATCATCGAAGGCTACTTTCAAGAAGGAATTCGGCTACGACAACAGAGGCGCTTAATGGAATCCTTGACAGAACATTATATTATTTGTGGATTTAGTCGCACTGGTCGGCAAATTGCCAGAGAATTTCGGGCGGAAGGCGTACCTTTTGTGGTCATAGATTCGGAGCTAGAATCTGTGCAAAGAGCGCAAGGAGAAGGTTATATAGTATACCAAGGAGATGCTACTTTAGATGATACGCTGTTCCATGTGGGGATTGAAAGAGCGATTTGTATAGTTGCTGCCCTACCTTCGGATGCAGAAAACTTATATACAGTATTATCAGCAAAAACATTAAATCCAGATATTCGGGCGATCGCTCGCGCTAGTACAGAAGAAGCGTTGCAAAAACTACAGCGTGGTGGGGCAGATGCCGTAATTTCACCATACATTACTGGGGGAAAACGAATGGCCGCAGCCGCATTAAGACCGCAAGTATTAGACTTTGTCGATGGCATTCTTTCGGGTGCAGACCGACAGTTGTATATGGAAGAATTTTTACTTGATTCGAGCTTATCTCCCTTTGTTGGACAAACCTTGCAAAAAGCCAAACTGCGATCGCAAACTGGTGCATTAGTCTTAGCCATTCGCCGCGTTGATGGTAATCTGATCGGTGGCCCCACTGGTGATACTGTCCTAATGCCAGGAGATACCCTGATTTGTATGGGGACAGCCGAACAGTTACGCAGTCTCAACCAAGTTCTGATTCCAATTGGTTCGCAAATATTACGCAAGCCGAAGAATCAGTGA
- the eno gene encoding phosphopyruvate hydratase: MSNIVDTAIEAIVAREILDSRGRPTVEAEVHLLNGAVGLAQVPSGASTGTFEAHELRDNDKSRYGGKGVLKAVQNVKEILTPKLLNLDALNQELIDRTMIAVDGSPNKANLGANAILAVSLAAAKAGAESLGIPLYRYLGGPLANLLPVPLMNVINGGAHAANNVDFQEFMIVPIGASSFKEALRWGAEVFATLSKVLDDKGLLTGVGDEGGFAPNLESNQVALELLVAAIEKAGYKPGEQVALALDVAASEFYKDGQYVYDGKPHSPAEFIDYLGQLVDQYPIVSIEDGLHEEDWSNWQLLTQKLGSRVQLVGDDLFVTNATRLKKGIEAKAGNAVLIKLNQIGSLTETLETIDMATRNGFRSVISHRSGETEDTTIADLAVATRAGQIKTGSLCRSERVAKYNRLLRIEDELGDRAIYAGTVK; encoded by the coding sequence ATGAGTAACATTGTAGATACAGCCATTGAGGCAATTGTGGCACGGGAAATTCTCGATTCACGGGGTAGACCCACAGTTGAAGCCGAGGTGCATTTGCTAAATGGTGCTGTGGGACTAGCGCAGGTTCCCAGTGGAGCCTCTACAGGAACTTTTGAAGCTCACGAACTACGGGACAATGATAAAAGCCGCTATGGCGGTAAAGGTGTTCTCAAGGCAGTACAAAACGTCAAAGAAATCTTAACTCCCAAGTTGTTAAATTTGGATGCGTTGAACCAAGAATTAATCGATCGCACAATGATAGCGGTGGATGGTTCACCTAACAAAGCCAATTTAGGCGCAAATGCGATTTTGGCTGTTTCCCTCGCAGCAGCTAAAGCCGGGGCGGAATCTTTGGGTATCCCCCTTTATCGCTATTTAGGCGGGCCTTTGGCGAATTTATTACCAGTCCCATTGATGAATGTGATTAATGGTGGCGCACACGCAGCTAACAACGTGGATTTTCAAGAGTTTATGATTGTCCCCATTGGTGCGTCTTCTTTTAAAGAGGCTTTACGTTGGGGTGCAGAAGTATTTGCTACTCTCAGCAAAGTTTTGGATGACAAAGGCTTGCTGACTGGTGTGGGTGATGAAGGCGGTTTTGCGCCTAACCTAGAGTCGAACCAAGTAGCTTTAGAATTGCTGGTGGCGGCGATTGAAAAAGCAGGTTATAAGCCAGGGGAACAAGTTGCTTTGGCGTTAGATGTGGCAGCCAGCGAATTTTACAAAGATGGTCAGTATGTTTACGATGGTAAACCCCACTCTCCTGCTGAGTTCATTGATTATTTAGGACAATTAGTTGACCAATACCCAATCGTGTCAATTGAAGATGGTTTACACGAAGAAGATTGGTCTAACTGGCAATTGCTTACCCAGAAATTAGGCTCACGGGTACAGTTGGTAGGAGATGACTTATTTGTAACTAATGCTACTCGTTTGAAAAAAGGTATCGAAGCCAAAGCTGGTAACGCTGTGTTGATTAAACTCAACCAAATTGGTTCTTTGACCGAAACCTTAGAAACAATTGACATGGCAACTCGCAACGGTTTTCGGTCAGTGATCAGCCATCGTTCCGGTGAAACCGAAGATACAACAATTGCTGACCTAGCAGTCGCTACCCGCGCTGGTCAAATTAAAACAGGTTCTCTGTGTCGGAGCGAACGTGTAGCCAAGTACAACCGCTTACTGAGAATTGAAGATGAATTAGGCGATCGCGCCATTTATGCTGGTACGGTGAAATAA
- a CDS encoding glutathione S-transferase family protein, with amino-acid sequence MLKLYGGAFSRAAIAKWYLEELELPYEFVQLDMQGGAHLQPEYLQINPMGKVPAIVDGDFQLWESGAILLYLNEKYGKLPGSPEERAKIYQWVLFANSTLASGIFNESTREREVPRLLTPLNEIFQQQPFILGNEFTVADVAVGSVLAYIPMMLKLDLSAYPAVGEYINRMSERPAFKKGIGGQG; translated from the coding sequence ATGCTAAAACTTTACGGTGGTGCCTTTAGTCGGGCTGCGATCGCCAAATGGTATCTCGAAGAACTAGAACTTCCCTACGAGTTTGTTCAGCTAGATATGCAAGGAGGCGCACACTTACAGCCAGAATACTTGCAGATTAACCCGATGGGGAAAGTTCCCGCAATAGTTGATGGTGATTTTCAGCTTTGGGAATCTGGGGCGATTTTGCTGTATTTGAATGAAAAATATGGCAAATTACCAGGTTCGCCAGAAGAACGGGCGAAAATTTATCAATGGGTGTTGTTTGCTAACTCTACCCTAGCATCAGGCATTTTTAACGAATCAACCAGAGAACGCGAAGTACCCCGTTTATTAACCCCACTCAATGAGATTTTTCAACAACAACCCTTCATTCTGGGTAATGAATTCACCGTTGCGGATGTGGCGGTGGGATCAGTTCTCGCTTACATCCCGATGATGCTGAAACTAGACCTCAGTGCCTACCCAGCAGTTGGAGAATATATTAACCGGATGTCTGAACGTCCAGCCTTTAAAAAAGGTATTGGTGGACAGGGTTAA
- the lptB gene encoding LPS export ABC transporter ATP-binding protein: protein MKIVLENIHKSYGKRAIVNRVNLSVIQGEVVGLLGPNGAGKTTTFYIATGLERPNQGRVWLDTQDITGVSMHKRARLGIGYLAQEASIFRQLTVQDNILLVLEQTNVPKREWSKRLYTLLKEFRLEKVANSKGIQLSGGERRRTELARALAAGREGPKFLLLDEPFAGVDPIAVAEIQEIVAGLRDRGMGILITDHNVRETLAITDRAYIMREGQILASGTADELYSNPLVRQYYLGDNFHV from the coding sequence GTGAAAATTGTTTTAGAGAATATTCACAAATCTTACGGCAAGCGAGCCATTGTCAATCGCGTCAATCTTTCTGTTATTCAGGGTGAGGTCGTTGGTTTATTAGGCCCAAATGGTGCTGGTAAAACCACGACCTTTTACATTGCCACAGGTTTAGAAAGACCCAATCAAGGGCGCGTTTGGCTGGATACTCAAGATATTACTGGTGTCTCAATGCACAAAAGGGCGCGTTTGGGTATTGGCTATTTAGCCCAGGAAGCCAGTATATTTCGTCAACTGACTGTGCAAGATAATATACTCTTGGTTTTAGAGCAAACCAATGTCCCTAAACGGGAGTGGTCGAAGCGATTGTATACTTTGCTGAAGGAGTTTCGGTTAGAGAAAGTAGCTAACAGCAAAGGTATTCAACTTTCTGGTGGTGAACGACGGCGGACAGAATTAGCCAGGGCGTTGGCGGCGGGGAGAGAAGGGCCAAAGTTTTTATTGTTAGATGAACCGTTTGCTGGAGTTGATCCGATCGCAGTGGCAGAAATTCAAGAAATTGTAGCAGGACTGCGCGATCGCGGTATGGGAATATTAATCACAGATCACAATGTGCGTGAAACTTTAGCCATCACTGACCGCGCCTATATTATGCGTGAAGGGCAAATTCTCGCTTCTGGTACAGCTGACGAACTTTACAGCAATCCTCTCGTCCGGCAATACTATTTAGGGGATAATTTTCACGTTTAA
- the ribBA gene encoding bifunctional 3,4-dihydroxy-2-butanone-4-phosphate synthase/GTP cyclohydrolase II, with product MSVVPQAGETTDHSAASQPIFKFDSIDAALADLKAGRVIVVVDDENRENEGDLICAAQFATPDMINFMAVQARGLICLAMTGDRLDELDLPLMVTNITDTNQTAFTVSIDAGPHLGVSTGISAEDRARTIQVALNPATKPLDLRRPGHIFPIRAKAGGVLKRAGHTEAAVDLSRLAGLYPAGVICEIQNSDGSMARLPQLIDYARNHNLKIISIADLISYRLQHDRLVVRESIAELPTQFGHFKIYAYRHTLDNCEHVAIVKGDPATFKDEPVMVRMHSECLTGDALGSLRCDCRMQLQAALKMIETAGQGVVVYLRQEGRGIGLINKLKAYSLQDMGLDTVEANERLGFPADLRDYGMGAQMLMDLGVKKIRLITNNPRKIAGVKGYGLEVVDRVPLLIESNDYNSYYLATKAKKLGHMLLQTYLVTIAIHWQDDPQSVTKRYERLEKLRHLAKSHDLLLQEEARPLAIALFDEPSLTVHLGFDQPKVASCDWYQQNGHPYVQAVCQILDHLSTLPYIQKLEFLISSGSDPLSNLQIQLDRQILSSDTLPSAISDRLEKQKIYSFTKSL from the coding sequence ATGAGTGTAGTGCCGCAAGCTGGAGAAACCACTGATCATAGTGCTGCATCTCAACCAATTTTTAAATTTGATTCCATAGATGCTGCTTTGGCGGATCTCAAAGCAGGCCGCGTCATTGTTGTGGTAGATGACGAAAATCGGGAAAATGAAGGTGATTTGATTTGTGCGGCTCAATTTGCCACACCTGACATGATTAATTTCATGGCGGTGCAAGCTAGAGGGTTGATTTGTTTGGCGATGACAGGCGATCGCTTAGACGAGCTAGATTTGCCGTTAATGGTGACTAACATTACGGACACTAACCAAACGGCCTTCACTGTGAGTATCGATGCTGGCCCCCATTTAGGTGTCAGCACCGGGATTTCCGCCGAAGACCGCGCTAGGACTATTCAAGTTGCCCTCAACCCTGCCACCAAACCTTTAGATTTACGTCGTCCTGGACATATTTTCCCGATTCGTGCCAAGGCTGGCGGTGTCCTCAAACGCGCCGGACATACAGAAGCGGCGGTAGATTTATCTCGCTTGGCTGGACTTTACCCGGCTGGAGTGATTTGTGAAATTCAAAACTCCGATGGTTCAATGGCGCGGTTACCCCAGTTGATTGACTACGCCAGAAACCACAATTTAAAAATTATCAGTATTGCGGACTTAATCAGTTATCGCCTGCAACATGACCGCCTCGTAGTCCGAGAAAGTATTGCTGAGTTACCCACTCAGTTTGGTCATTTCAAAATCTACGCTTACCGCCACACCCTCGATAATTGCGAACATGTTGCTATTGTCAAAGGCGACCCCGCGACTTTCAAAGATGAGCCAGTGATGGTGCGGATGCACTCAGAATGTTTAACTGGTGATGCTTTGGGGTCTTTGCGTTGCGATTGTCGGATGCAGTTGCAAGCCGCTTTGAAAATGATTGAAACTGCTGGTCAAGGTGTCGTTGTTTACCTGCGCCAAGAAGGTCGGGGTATTGGTTTAATTAATAAACTCAAAGCCTATTCCTTACAAGATATGGGACTGGATACCGTAGAAGCTAACGAGCGTTTAGGATTTCCGGCTGACCTGCGCGACTATGGTATGGGAGCGCAAATGCTCATGGATTTGGGTGTTAAAAAAATTCGCCTAATTACTAATAATCCTCGGAAAATTGCGGGTGTTAAAGGCTATGGGTTGGAAGTTGTAGACCGCGTACCGTTGTTAATTGAGTCCAACGACTACAATTCCTATTACCTTGCAACCAAGGCGAAAAAACTAGGTCACATGCTGTTGCAGACTTATCTCGTGACAATTGCGATTCATTGGCAAGATGATCCCCAATCAGTAACCAAACGCTATGAAAGGTTGGAAAAATTACGTCATTTAGCCAAATCCCACGATTTATTATTGCAAGAAGAAGCTCGTCCTTTGGCGATCGCATTATTCGATGAACCATCTTTAACAGTACACTTAGGCTTTGACCAACCAAAGGTAGCAAGCTGTGATTGGTACCAGCAAAACGGTCATCCTTATGTGCAAGCTGTCTGCCAAATTTTGGATCATCTCAGCACCTTACCTTATATTCAGAAACTAGAATTTCTGATTTCTTCTGGTAGTGACCCCCTGAGCAACTTGCAAATTCAACTTGATCGACAAATCTTGTCTTCAGATACTTTGCCTTCTGCAATTAGCGATCGCCTAGAAAAACAGAAGATTTATAGCTTTACCAAATCACTCTAA